A window of Pedobacter lusitanus contains these coding sequences:
- a CDS encoding glycosyl hydrolase family 28-related protein — translation MCRYKFLLLIICQLLNYQLSFGQQSVAKVLNVKDFGARGNGITDDYIPIQKCIDEALKNQKSKVIFPPGKYIISKGLVAHYIANDLEISGQVQNNIYPTVSCINPVSVLSIRGYLEPESIGTVSINNLNIKGAFGKFPYSKSNRFVNGNQWYSGISVTDKKSAIVKNVNISDIYGEGLYISTTKQVDIPLKARFNNVSVLDCKVINCWGYNPKSDDYGDGIYIADVSSAIIKNNLIQNNFSVTKQLGRCGIVIEFMAENCIVSGNKIFGYDRGIHLEADYGNHTISQNVISGSDMGIVLFNSSIPGQNKPVKIIGNTVSNDGFPRLNGLKRTRDIQAISDRSLLNFEAANNSRAGSLIENNTFIISGNYDYFSNTIVNIKADGLVIRNNKYEVRQPEKLKYPILYNNYSNSIPANDSFKGIRILKFKAKSKVEIDKVKRTNNLSSATLETNL, via the coding sequence ATGTGCAGATATAAATTTCTTCTTCTGATTATTTGTCAATTGTTAAATTATCAATTGTCTTTTGGTCAGCAATCAGTAGCTAAAGTGTTAAATGTTAAGGATTTTGGCGCAAGGGGTAATGGTATTACCGATGATTATATTCCTATTCAGAAATGTATCGATGAGGCGTTGAAGAATCAAAAATCCAAAGTGATATTCCCGCCTGGAAAATATATAATTTCCAAGGGATTGGTTGCACATTATATAGCTAATGATCTGGAAATCTCAGGACAGGTGCAAAATAATATCTATCCTACTGTCTCCTGTATTAATCCTGTTTCGGTTTTAAGTATCAGGGGCTATCTGGAGCCTGAATCTATCGGAACAGTTTCAATTAACAACCTGAATATAAAAGGGGCATTTGGTAAGTTCCCATATAGTAAATCTAACAGATTTGTAAATGGAAATCAGTGGTATAGTGGTATCTCTGTTACAGATAAGAAAAGTGCAATAGTTAAGAACGTTAATATTTCTGACATTTATGGAGAAGGGTTATACATCAGCACGACTAAACAAGTTGATATTCCATTGAAAGCAAGATTCAATAATGTTAGTGTATTAGACTGCAAGGTCATTAATTGCTGGGGTTACAATCCGAAATCCGACGATTATGGCGATGGTATTTACATTGCAGATGTTTCTTCTGCTATTATAAAAAATAACCTGATTCAGAATAATTTTAGTGTAACCAAGCAACTCGGACGTTGTGGAATTGTTATTGAATTCATGGCTGAAAACTGTATTGTATCAGGTAATAAAATCTTTGGGTATGACAGAGGGATACATCTTGAAGCTGATTATGGCAATCATACAATCAGTCAAAATGTGATCTCGGGATCTGATATGGGGATTGTCCTGTTTAACAGTAGTATTCCCGGACAAAATAAGCCGGTTAAAATTATTGGCAATACCGTGTCGAATGATGGTTTTCCACGCTTAAACGGGTTAAAAAGAACACGGGATATCCAGGCAATCAGTGATCGTTCTTTATTAAATTTTGAGGCTGCAAATAATAGCCGGGCAGGGAGCTTAATTGAGAATAATACCTTTATTATATCAGGTAATTATGATTATTTTTCAAATACCATTGTCAATATAAAGGCAGATGGTCTTGTAATCAGAAATAATAAATATGAGGTTAGGCAACCGGAAAAATTGAAATACCCGATTCTATATAATAATTATTCTAATTCAATCCCCGCTAACGATTCATTTAAAGGAATTAGAATTCTGAAGTTCAAAGCAAAGAGTAAAGTAGAGATTGACAAAGTGAAAAGAACAAATAATTTAAGTTCGGCGACATTAGAAACAAATTTATAA
- a CDS encoding glycosyltransferase family 4 protein, translated as MERKISVFKDIVSFFNLYFTFIREKPLIVHSITPKAGLLSMSAAYFAGVPIRMHTFTGLIFPTHTGFKRRILIGMDKLLCLFASKIYPEGQGVKNDLVKYGITNKPLKILANGNVNGINPDYFNPEKFNEEQNESLRSSLNILKDEMLFIFVGRLVRDKGVNELVAGFKKCNADFPQVKLLLLGLTEDDLDPLYPETIEEIKNNKSIIAAGFVTDVRAYLAISDVLILPSYREGFPNVVLQAGAMGLPSIVTDINGSNEIITNGENGLIIEVKNEKAIADAMELLIRSPSIIDSMKKNARKEIIERFTQEIVWDAILEEYNMEIRNV; from the coding sequence ATGGAGAGAAAGATATCGGTGTTCAAAGATATTGTATCATTTTTTAACTTATATTTTACCTTTATAAGAGAGAAACCACTTATCGTTCATTCTATTACACCCAAAGCTGGTTTGCTCAGTATGTCGGCTGCTTATTTTGCGGGGGTACCAATTCGGATGCACACATTCACCGGATTAATTTTCCCAACCCACACAGGGTTCAAACGCCGGATATTGATTGGAATGGATAAGCTTTTATGTTTATTTGCGAGTAAAATTTATCCGGAAGGACAGGGTGTTAAAAACGATCTTGTGAAATATGGAATCACTAATAAACCACTAAAAATTCTTGCTAATGGCAATGTTAATGGTATAAATCCTGATTATTTTAACCCTGAAAAATTTAATGAAGAGCAAAATGAATCGTTGAGATCATCATTAAATATTCTTAAAGATGAGATGTTATTTATCTTTGTTGGCCGCTTAGTTAGGGATAAGGGGGTTAATGAACTGGTTGCCGGATTCAAAAAATGTAATGCTGATTTTCCTCAGGTAAAGCTTTTATTGCTTGGTTTGACTGAAGATGATCTTGATCCTCTCTATCCGGAGACTATCGAAGAGATTAAAAATAATAAGTCAATTATAGCAGCAGGATTTGTTACAGATGTCAGAGCTTATCTTGCCATAAGTGATGTTCTGATTTTACCTAGTTATAGAGAGGGGTTCCCAAATGTCGTTTTACAGGCTGGAGCAATGGGCTTACCAAGTATTGTAACTGATATTAATGGTAGTAATGAGATCATTACTAATGGTGAAAATGGATTGATCATCGAAGTTAAGAATGAAAAAGCAATTGCAGATGCTATGGAACTATTGATTAGAAGTCCGTCTATTATAGATTCTATGAAGAAGAATGCAAGAAAAGAAATTATCGAGCGTTTTACTCAGGAAATAGTATGGGATGCCATTTTGGAAGAATATAATATGGAGATAAGAAATGTATAA
- a CDS encoding sugar transferase — protein sequence MYKLFFKQTLDIIIALVGLVILFPVFIIVLLLLYFANNGKPFFFQVRPGKNGNLFKIIKFKTMNDKRGSDGVLLPDSARLTAVGAFVRMTSLDELPQLLNVIKGDMSLVGPRPLLPEYLPLYSKEQNRRHEVRPGITGWAQVNGRNAISWTEKFTLDVWYVNNLSFWLDLKIILLTIKKVIVKEGISSDTSATMEKFTGN from the coding sequence ATGTATAAGCTATTTTTTAAACAAACATTGGATATAATTATCGCCTTGGTTGGGCTGGTCATATTGTTTCCTGTATTTATTATTGTGCTGTTATTGCTATATTTTGCAAATAATGGCAAACCATTCTTCTTTCAGGTCAGACCGGGGAAGAATGGAAATTTGTTTAAAATTATCAAATTCAAGACGATGAATGATAAACGTGGAAGTGATGGCGTTCTTTTGCCTGATTCTGCCCGTTTAACGGCTGTTGGAGCTTTCGTTCGTATGACTTCTTTAGATGAGCTGCCACAACTATTAAATGTTATTAAAGGTGATATGAGCCTGGTCGGACCAAGACCTTTATTACCGGAGTATTTGCCTTTGTATTCGAAAGAACAAAATAGAAGACATGAAGTTCGTCCGGGAATTACAGGTTGGGCTCAGGTTAACGGGAGGAATGCAATCAGCTGGACAGAGAAATTTACTCTGGATGTTTGGTATGTTAATAATCTTAGTTTTTGGCTAGATTTGAAAATCATATTGTTAACGATTAAAAAGGTAATTGTGAAGGAAGGAATTTCTTCTGATACGTCTGCCACTATGGAAAAATTTACAGGGAATTAA
- a CDS encoding DegT/DnrJ/EryC1/StrS family aminotransferase — MNDKIWLSSPHMGGTEQKYVNDAFVENWIAPLGPNVNGFEADLEKYTGVAHAAALSSGTAALHLALILLGVGEGDDVICQSFTFSASANPIVYCNATPVFVDSESDTWNMCPIHLEEAIKERLAQGRKVKAIIPVHLYGMPAKMDEICAIAKKYDIAIVEDAAEGLGSKYKGKPLGAFGKFGVLSFNGNKIITTSGGGALLSDNMADIEKARFLATQARDNAPHYEHTHIGYNYRMSNICAGIGRGQMEVLDDRVNQRRAVHNYYMKELGDISAISFLLEPEGFYSNRWLSCILIDPKHKVKREDLRLALNAENIESRPLWKPMHLQPVFMNYPYYGNGIAETLFNTGLCLPSGSNLSESDLERVVTVIRRLFK; from the coding sequence ATGAATGATAAAATCTGGCTTTCATCTCCCCATATGGGAGGTACTGAGCAAAAATATGTGAATGATGCTTTTGTGGAAAACTGGATTGCCCCACTAGGTCCGAATGTAAACGGTTTTGAGGCAGATTTAGAAAAGTACACAGGTGTTGCACATGCAGCAGCGCTAAGTTCCGGTACTGCTGCTTTGCATCTTGCATTAATCTTGTTAGGTGTTGGTGAAGGAGATGATGTAATTTGCCAGAGCTTTACGTTTTCAGCTTCTGCAAATCCTATAGTTTATTGTAATGCTACTCCGGTATTTGTGGATAGTGAATCAGATACCTGGAACATGTGCCCCATTCATCTTGAAGAGGCGATTAAAGAGCGTCTTGCTCAGGGGAGAAAAGTTAAAGCTATTATTCCTGTTCATCTATATGGTATGCCAGCAAAGATGGATGAGATATGTGCTATCGCGAAGAAATATGATATTGCTATTGTTGAGGATGCTGCTGAAGGTCTTGGTTCAAAATATAAAGGTAAGCCTTTAGGGGCCTTTGGTAAATTTGGGGTACTCTCATTTAATGGCAATAAGATTATAACTACCAGTGGTGGTGGTGCATTACTTTCCGATAATATGGCCGATATAGAAAAAGCACGTTTCTTAGCCACGCAGGCAAGAGATAATGCGCCACATTATGAACATACGCATATTGGTTATAACTATCGTATGAGTAATATATGTGCAGGAATTGGCCGTGGTCAAATGGAGGTCTTAGATGATAGGGTTAATCAGAGAAGAGCTGTTCATAATTATTATATGAAAGAACTTGGTGATATTAGTGCTATCTCGTTTCTTTTGGAACCGGAAGGGTTTTACTCAAACAGATGGTTATCCTGCATTTTGATTGACCCAAAGCATAAAGTAAAGAGAGAGGATCTTCGCCTGGCATTAAATGCTGAAAATATTGAATCAAGGCCGTTATGGAAACCTATGCATTTACAGCCTGTTTTTATGAACTATCCGTATTATGGAAATGGGATCGCCGAAACTTTGTTCAATACAGGCTTATGTTTGCCTTCTGGATCTAACTTATCAGAAAGTGACCTGGAAAGAGTTGTAACAGTAATTAGAAGGCTGTTTAAATAA
- a CDS encoding acetyltransferase, with the protein MKNIAIIGAGGFGREVKMLIDQINNQSKEYNLLGYYADGVTPSTLINGYPVLGPIENLNKVDEELFVVAAIGLPSLKKKLLSIIDNPFISYATLIHPNVIIGSDDVTIGEGSIICAGSIITVNINIGRHVIFNLGCTVGHDTIIEDYCSFMPSVNVSGEVKIKQSVYVGTGAKIINQLEIGENTIVGAGAVVYKSLPANCTAVGIPAKPVKFHD; encoded by the coding sequence ATGAAAAATATTGCAATAATAGGTGCTGGAGGATTTGGACGAGAAGTTAAGATGTTAATAGACCAGATAAATAATCAGTCGAAAGAATATAACTTATTAGGTTATTATGCTGATGGCGTAACTCCTTCTACCTTGATCAACGGGTATCCTGTTCTGGGTCCGATAGAGAACCTGAATAAAGTTGACGAAGAATTATTTGTTGTAGCTGCAATTGGATTACCATCTTTAAAAAAGAAGTTACTGAGTATAATAGATAATCCATTTATATCATATGCGACATTAATTCACCCTAATGTTATAATTGGCAGTGACGATGTCACTATAGGTGAAGGATCTATTATTTGTGCCGGAAGTATTATAACAGTGAACATTAATATCGGCAGGCATGTAATATTTAACCTTGGTTGTACTGTTGGCCATGATACCATAATTGAAGATTATTGCTCGTTCATGCCATCTGTTAATGTCTCCGGAGAGGTTAAGATAAAACAGTCTGTTTATGTAGGGACTGGTGCGAAAATTATTAATCAACTGGAAATAGGAGAAAATACAATTGTGGGTGCAGGAGCTGTTGTCTATAAATCTCTCCCTGCAAACTGTACGGCAGTTGGTATTCCTGCGAAACCAGTTAAATTTCATGATTAG
- a CDS encoding acyl carrier protein has translation MEEQKFVNNFALQFDETDSELIQMDTKFKDLDEWSSLTALSIMAMVDEEYGVNITAEDLKNSTTLTDLLNIINSKV, from the coding sequence ATGGAAGAACAAAAATTTGTGAATAATTTTGCACTTCAATTTGATGAAACGGATTCTGAATTAATTCAGATGGACACTAAATTTAAAGATCTTGATGAATGGAGTTCTTTAACTGCATTATCAATAATGGCAATGGTTGACGAGGAGTATGGAGTTAATATAACTGCAGAGGACCTTAAAAACTCAACAACTTTAACAGATTTATTAAACATAATTAATTCGAAAGTCTAA
- a CDS encoding SDR family NAD(P)-dependent oxidoreductase produces MFSLQGKTFLVTGASSGIGRQIAISISNFGGKVVAVGRDINRIKETLDLLEGEGHSYHLFDLSSYKEICEFVSNSIKFDGIVFNAGVIDYTPVKFITEEKMIKIFDLNFKSVVFLSQQLIKNKLINKMGSLVFISSVSSKLGVSGTALYASSKAAINAYSKVIASELANQKIRSNSISPGIIVTKMTEKAIEVISDASVNDAEKAYPLGYGTPIDVAGSVIYLLSDASKWMTGSELILDGGLTLK; encoded by the coding sequence ATGTTCTCACTACAAGGTAAAACATTTCTTGTTACTGGGGCCTCTTCTGGTATAGGACGGCAAATAGCTATTTCTATCTCAAATTTTGGGGGTAAAGTAGTGGCCGTTGGTCGTGATATTAATCGTATCAAAGAAACATTAGATCTCCTTGAAGGAGAAGGACATTCTTATCATCTCTTCGATTTATCCAGTTATAAGGAAATATGTGAATTTGTAAGTAATTCCATAAAATTTGACGGAATAGTCTTTAATGCAGGTGTAATAGATTATACACCGGTCAAATTCATTACTGAAGAGAAAATGATTAAAATATTTGATCTTAATTTTAAAAGTGTCGTATTTCTAAGCCAGCAGCTTATTAAAAATAAGTTGATTAATAAAATGGGCTCTTTAGTGTTTATTTCTTCAGTTTCATCAAAACTAGGTGTATCCGGTACAGCACTATATGCTTCTTCGAAAGCAGCAATAAATGCATATTCGAAAGTTATAGCATCGGAACTGGCAAATCAAAAAATCAGATCTAATAGTATTTCTCCAGGGATAATTGTAACGAAGATGACTGAAAAGGCTATTGAAGTGATTTCTGATGCCTCTGTTAATGATGCTGAAAAGGCCTATCCTCTTGGATATGGGACACCAATAGATGTAGCTGGATCAGTTATTTATCTTTTGAGTGATGCGAGCAAATGGATGACCGGGTCTGAGTTAATTTTAGATGGAGGCTTAACGCTGAAATAA
- a CDS encoding 3-oxoacyl-ACP synthase III family protein translates to MKAKIKAIAYYLPETNLGNEEINELFPEWSVEKISGKTGIYNRHIAEVDEFSSDMAIKAAEKLFSDYDIDRNTIDFILLCTQSPDYILPTTACIIQNKLGIPTSCGALDFNLGCSGYIYGLGLAKGLVLSGIAKNILFLTAETYSKFIHPKDKSNLTIFGDGASATLICADDGFAEIAEFNFGTDGKGAENLIVKKGGIRFPGLSNEKDDITDEFGNVNNPGKLYMNGGEIFGFTSGAVPKLVQNVLSGNSLQPSDISMYIFHQANKYMLNHLRKKINIEEEKFFYFLKDCGNTVSSTIPIALKEAINSGDLSGNILLAGFGVGYSWGGCVLKMQ, encoded by the coding sequence ATGAAAGCAAAAATAAAAGCGATAGCTTACTATCTGCCTGAGACTAATTTAGGGAACGAAGAAATAAACGAGCTTTTTCCTGAATGGTCAGTAGAAAAAATTTCGGGTAAAACCGGAATATATAACCGTCACATTGCTGAGGTTGATGAATTTTCATCAGATATGGCTATTAAGGCTGCCGAAAAGCTGTTTTCAGATTATGATATCGATCGGAATACTATTGATTTTATTCTTCTTTGTACACAAAGTCCGGATTATATCTTACCTACCACAGCTTGTATCATTCAAAATAAACTGGGGATTCCAACTTCATGCGGGGCCCTGGATTTTAATCTTGGGTGTTCTGGCTATATTTATGGGTTAGGGTTAGCTAAAGGACTGGTGCTTTCGGGGATAGCGAAGAATATTTTATTCCTGACTGCAGAAACCTATAGTAAATTTATACATCCTAAAGATAAAAGTAATCTGACTATTTTCGGTGATGGAGCATCAGCAACTCTGATTTGTGCTGATGATGGTTTCGCTGAAATTGCAGAGTTCAATTTCGGAACTGATGGTAAAGGAGCTGAAAATTTAATTGTGAAAAAAGGTGGAATTAGATTTCCAGGTTTAAGTAATGAAAAAGACGACATTACTGACGAGTTTGGAAATGTAAATAACCCTGGGAAATTATATATGAACGGAGGGGAAATATTTGGTTTCACTTCTGGCGCAGTGCCAAAATTAGTTCAGAATGTTTTATCTGGTAATAGTTTACAGCCTTCAGATATTAGTATGTATATTTTTCATCAGGCTAATAAATACATGCTTAATCATCTCCGGAAAAAGATAAATATAGAAGAAGAAAAGTTTTTCTATTTTTTGAAAGACTGTGGTAATACTGTTTCTTCTACGATCCCCATAGCATTAAAAGAAGCTATAAATTCCGGTGATTTAAGTGGAAATATCTTGCTGGCTGGTTTTGGCGTCGGATATTCCTGGGGCGGTTGTGTACTTAAAATGCAATAG
- a CDS encoding polysaccharide biosynthesis protein: MFSQINIVPRWIIFTLDLTICFISLTLAYLIKRNFDLSTLDYLEFSRNVLVTTVISTLVFLKVKTFSGIIRYTSAQDTFRILYAVIVINSTFFLVNMAFVATGNLAIIPNSILIINGLSSFLLLITYRVLIKYFFIYIKNLKLDKIRVMIYGAGEAGVATKRTFDHDPNVNKNIIAFVDDDQRKMGKTIDGIKILDAKDLVNLIVEHQLDEIIFASYTIPKERKNQIVDVCLENGIKVLNIPPPNVWTDGKLQPTQIKKLNIEDLLDRKSIHIDIEGIGHQLKNKRILITGAAGSIGSEIVRQLTKFEIGLIILCDQSETALHELYLELTETAKNQNFHAFIGDVRDEKRMEHLFSTFKPHYVYHAGAYKHVPLMEDNPCEAIKTNVLGTKTIADKAVKYGVQKFVMISTDKAVNPTNVMGASKRIAEIYVQSLNNSLHNNNHIFSNGLSYINELDIKPITKFITTRFGNVLGSNGSVIPRFKQQIEKGGPVTVTHPEITRYFMTIPEACRLVLEAGCMGDGGEIFIFDMGKSVKIVDLAKKMIQLAGLVPNQDIQIEYSGLRPGEKLFEELLNDNENTMPTHHEKIMIGKVREYAFDEIQLQIYALIEHAKRCDDLQVVTLMKELVKEYKSKNSIFEDLDVKS, encoded by the coding sequence TTGTTCAGTCAGATAAACATAGTACCCAGATGGATAATATTTACGCTTGATTTAACGATATGTTTTATATCGTTGACATTGGCATATCTAATCAAAAGAAATTTTGATTTATCTACTTTAGATTATTTAGAGTTTAGCAGAAATGTATTGGTTACTACTGTCATCAGTACATTAGTTTTCCTAAAGGTGAAAACCTTCTCTGGTATTATCAGATATACAAGTGCTCAGGATACTTTCCGTATCTTATATGCAGTTATTGTAATTAACAGTACATTTTTTCTGGTTAATATGGCATTCGTTGCTACTGGTAATCTGGCAATAATTCCAAATAGTATTCTTATTATCAATGGTCTTTCCAGCTTTCTGCTTTTAATCACCTATCGTGTTCTGATCAAGTATTTCTTTATCTATATCAAAAATTTAAAGCTTGATAAGATCAGAGTAATGATATATGGTGCCGGAGAAGCAGGTGTCGCTACCAAAAGAACTTTTGATCATGATCCTAATGTCAATAAAAATATTATAGCCTTTGTAGATGATGATCAACGAAAAATGGGTAAGACCATTGACGGGATCAAAATCCTTGATGCTAAAGATCTGGTAAATCTGATCGTAGAGCATCAGCTCGATGAAATCATTTTCGCTTCATACACGATCCCTAAAGAAAGAAAAAACCAAATCGTAGACGTCTGTCTTGAAAATGGAATAAAAGTCTTAAACATTCCTCCGCCGAATGTATGGACGGACGGGAAGTTACAACCAACTCAGATTAAGAAATTAAACATCGAAGATTTACTGGATCGTAAGTCTATTCATATTGATATTGAAGGAATCGGACATCAGCTTAAAAACAAACGAATACTTATAACCGGAGCAGCAGGTTCAATAGGAAGTGAAATTGTTCGTCAGCTGACTAAGTTTGAGATAGGATTGATTATTCTTTGTGATCAGTCTGAAACTGCCTTGCATGAGTTATATCTTGAATTAACTGAAACTGCCAAAAATCAAAATTTCCATGCTTTTATAGGGGACGTTAGAGATGAAAAAAGGATGGAACACCTGTTCAGTACTTTTAAGCCTCACTACGTCTACCATGCCGGCGCATACAAACATGTACCGCTGATGGAAGATAATCCTTGTGAGGCTATTAAAACTAACGTATTAGGTACAAAAACGATCGCAGATAAGGCGGTTAAATACGGGGTTCAGAAATTTGTAATGATTTCCACTGATAAAGCTGTAAATCCTACTAATGTAATGGGAGCCTCAAAGAGAATTGCTGAAATCTATGTTCAATCTCTTAACAATTCTCTGCATAACAATAATCATATTTTCAGTAACGGATTAAGTTATATCAACGAATTGGATATTAAGCCGATTACTAAATTTATCACTACCCGCTTTGGGAATGTTTTAGGTTCCAATGGCTCTGTGATCCCACGATTCAAGCAGCAGATTGAAAAAGGAGGGCCGGTTACTGTTACTCACCCTGAAATAACCCGTTATTTTATGACTATCCCGGAGGCTTGTCGTCTGGTACTGGAAGCAGGCTGTATGGGTGATGGTGGTGAGATCTTTATCTTTGATATGGGGAAATCGGTGAAAATCGTGGACCTCGCTAAAAAGATGATTCAATTGGCTGGCCTTGTTCCAAATCAGGATATCCAGATTGAGTACTCAGGATTAAGGCCCGGAGAAAAATTATTTGAAGAATTGTTAAATGATAATGAAAATACGATGCCTACACATCATGAAAAGATTATGATAGGTAAAGTAAGAGAATATGCGTTTGATGAGATCCAGCTTCAGATTTATGCTCTTATAGAGCATGCTAAAAGATGTGATGACCTCCAGGTAGTTACACTCATGAAAGAATTAGTCAAAGAGTATAAGAGTAAGAATTCTATTTTTGAGGATTTGGATGTGAAATCTTAA
- a CDS encoding class I SAM-dependent methyltransferase yields MIDNFSSDTAFDSLYSLRAQQLSSIHWTPIDIAIKAATHLTGGITGKNILDIGSGVGKFCIVAAHIFPDYIFHGVEQRKALVDEAIIAQNATKTTNVNFIHANFNELDMKDYDHIYFYNSFSENLFHYKPIDNLINISEEIYNEYLSQFYELLEQKPSGTRLATYHCNNEYVPPSYKRVQHITGEALKLWIKK; encoded by the coding sequence ATGATTGACAATTTTTCAAGCGATACAGCATTTGATAGTTTATACTCACTGAGAGCCCAACAGTTGTCTTCTATTCACTGGACTCCCATTGATATTGCAATAAAGGCTGCTACACACCTTACAGGTGGTATCACTGGTAAAAACATTCTTGATATTGGAAGTGGTGTTGGTAAATTTTGCATAGTGGCTGCCCATATTTTTCCTGATTACATTTTTCATGGTGTGGAGCAGAGGAAGGCGCTCGTAGACGAGGCAATTATTGCCCAAAATGCAACAAAGACTACTAATGTAAACTTCATTCATGCTAATTTTAATGAACTGGATATGAAAGATTATGATCATATCTATTTCTACAATTCTTTCAGTGAAAACCTGTTTCACTATAAACCAATAGATAATCTGATTAATATCTCTGAAGAGATCTACAATGAATATCTCTCCCAGTTCTATGAGCTGCTGGAACAGAAGCCCTCAGGCACACGTCTTGCGACCTATCACTGCAACAATGAATATGTTCCACCATCTTATAAAAGAGTGCAGCATATTACAGGTGAAGCATTAAAACTTTGGATTAAAAAATAG
- a CDS encoding nucleotidyltransferase family protein yields MDIKKTSLVILAAGMASRYGGNKQTESFGPSGETIMEYSIYDAIKAGFGKVIFIIREEFSAAFKEVIEPKLNGKISTGYVYQSLESFSGGRQIPADRTKPFGTSHALLCCKDILDGPFAVINADDFYGFDAFKQAYNFLTTEIKEDKYACIGYELKNTLSDNGSVTRGEINVNDQNEITGITERREIYKEAGKAYTKTGDTVTELPLDTKVSMNFFCFTPDFVNWSEAEYYKFLDENTNNLKAEFLIPEVADILIKSGQGVVKMIPTQAKWFGVTFKEDAPVVKVALQKLADEGVYPVNLWA; encoded by the coding sequence ATGGATATAAAAAAAACTTCTCTTGTCATTTTAGCTGCAGGCATGGCCAGCAGATATGGAGGAAACAAGCAAACTGAATCTTTTGGTCCTTCGGGAGAAACCATAATGGAATATTCTATTTATGATGCAATAAAAGCGGGATTCGGGAAAGTTATCTTTATTATAAGAGAAGAATTCTCGGCTGCATTTAAAGAAGTTATAGAACCAAAATTAAATGGTAAAATTTCAACCGGATATGTATATCAGTCACTGGAAAGTTTTAGCGGTGGGAGACAGATTCCTGCGGACAGAACAAAACCTTTCGGAACCTCACATGCATTATTATGTTGCAAGGATATACTGGACGGACCATTTGCAGTAATCAATGCGGATGATTTCTATGGTTTCGATGCCTTTAAACAAGCCTATAACTTTCTGACTACAGAAATAAAGGAAGATAAATATGCTTGTATCGGTTATGAGCTGAAGAATACATTAAGTGATAATGGATCGGTGACCCGTGGTGAAATTAATGTAAATGATCAGAACGAAATTACAGGTATTACCGAACGCAGGGAGATTTATAAGGAAGCTGGTAAAGCCTATACAAAAACCGGGGACACTGTTACAGAATTGCCATTGGATACCAAGGTAAGTATGAACTTTTTTTGTTTTACACCCGATTTTGTGAACTGGTCTGAAGCAGAGTACTATAAGTTCCTGGATGAGAATACAAATAATCTTAAAGCTGAATTCCTTATTCCTGAGGTGGCAGACATACTGATTAAATCTGGTCAGGGAGTTGTTAAGATGATTCCAACACAAGCTAAATGGTTTGGGGTAACCTTCAAAGAAGATGCACCAGTAGTTAAGGTAGCGCTGCAGAAGCTTGCAGACGAAGGAGTTTATCCGGTTAATCTTTGGGCATAG